From Mya arenaria isolate MELC-2E11 chromosome 12, ASM2691426v1, the proteins below share one genomic window:
- the LOC128211837 gene encoding transmembrane protein 272-like, translating into MYHCIVYLFTSSLKSNITGAIHLHDCPLQDLVPIWLIVSGVAPIFFGGSARKQGDDGDESQSPARSVCGVIGLIFNLAWLICGSLWVYPTFGTVNNDDFVPCIGNVTTGCSQDCHKPTLTFAFAMVTIDWIFFVFWFITTLCSFRAICSRSRGGAQISA; encoded by the exons atgtatCACTGTATCGTTTACTTATTTACTAGTTCActcaaatcaaatattacagGAGCCATCCATCTTCATGACTGTCCTCTACAAGACTTGGTGCCCATCTGGCTGATCGTGAGCGGCGTGGCTCCAATCTTCTTTGGCGGCTCGGCGCGTAAACAAGGGGATGACGGTgatgaaagtcaaagtcccgcgCGCAGCGTCTGTGGGGTCATAGGGCTGATCTTCAACCTTGCCTGGCTCATCTGTG gATCATTGTGGGTGTACCCCACGTTCGGAACGGTAAACAACGATGACTTCGTGCCCTGTATTGGCAACGTTACGACGGGCTGCTCTCAAGACTGCCATAAGCCGACCTTGACCTTCGCGTTTGCCATGGTCACAATCGACTGGATTTTCTTCGTATTCTGGTTTATTACCACATTGTGCTCTTTCCGTGCAATTTGCTCTCGGTCACGTGGGGGAGCGCAGATAAGTGCTTAG